Proteins encoded by one window of Mercenaria mercenaria strain notata chromosome 4, MADL_Memer_1, whole genome shotgun sequence:
- the LOC123553577 gene encoding ninjurin-2-like has protein sequence MDDSVDEVDGDNALKAHSTEKVPNAYVGKRNFIHQLMDVALMMANVSQLKALLASDHEYYYLLLTFICMSIGLQVVFTICMLVICSIERTLEEHNKPESLPEAPCPKIERMKWLATWLDRVGSILVLFIIVSNVFIAGFGVESHIIHNGSKS, from the exons ATGGACGATTCTGTTGATGAAGTTGATGGAGATAATGCTTTAAAG GCACATTCTACTGAAAAAGTACCTAACGCTTATGTTGGCAAGCGGAACTTCATTCACCAGTTGATGGATGTCGCTCTCATGATGGCCAACGTGTCTCAACTAAAAGCTCTTCTTGCCTCGGATCACGAGTACTACTACCTTCTTCTTACATTCATCTGTATGTCTATCGGTCTACAGGTTGTGTTTACGATTTGTATGTTGGTGATCTGCTCTATAGAGAGAACACTTGAAGAACACAACAAGCCGGAGTCATTACCAGAAGCACCTTGTCCAAAGATTGAAAGAATGAAATGGCTTGCTACGTGGCTGGACAGAGTCGGCAGCATTCTTGTACTGTTTataattgtatctaatgtttTCATCGCTGGATTCGGCGTAGAAAGTCATATCATACACAATGGTAGCAAATCGTAA
- the LOC123552440 gene encoding uncharacterized protein LOC123552440 has protein sequence MAKQIDTTARNSVWRRLSKNISKSKIGAFARCINEALGNLSLCKTAGRRRQKMDSTDYILEDEEVSPRGAIGFVYPEDRYRSNSELLEQLEVLEKRFNKQSEIIAAAKGTHVHLKKAKPYHGYISPDLGMEPNVTIRPSQNNEDRFAIIQKLVKQLQHRGQNIEG, from the exons ATGGCAAAACAAATCGACACAACAGCTAGAAACAGTGTTTGGAGACGACTTTCTAAGAATATCAGCAAAAGTAAGATCGGTGCATTTGCACGTTGTATAAATGAAGCGCTTGGAAATCTGAGTCTCTGCAAAACCGCAGGAAGAAGACGTCAGAAGATGGACAGTACTGATTACATTTTAGAAGATGAAGAGGTATCTCCACGTGGAGCAATAGGATTCGTATATCCAGAAGATAGATATCGTAGCAATAGCGAACTGCTAGAACAGTTAGAAGTGCTGGAAAAAAGATTTAACAAACAGTCAGAGATAATTGCTGCAGCGAAAG gTACGCACGTGCATCTGAAGAAAGCAAAGCCATATCACGGATATATTTCACCAGATCTTGGAATGGAACCTAATGTTACCATACGTCCATCTCAGAACAACGAGGACAGATTTGCCATCATACAAAAGCTGGTTAAACAACTCCAACACAGAGGACAGAACATAGAaggttaa